From Pseudoalteromonas rubra, one genomic window encodes:
- a CDS encoding alpha/beta hydrolase, whose amino-acid sequence MNSKVWLPLCCAVILSGCNSISQQAPVQSLAQETDALKKSVIFIHGAHSKGTAWSTVQSQLTKQGIRNYVVDLPGRKTTIDPKSITLDHAAQSLCTHLRSYPQPQALVAHSQGGAIVHKAITLCSDVNISDIIYVSAVAPIEGAKPFALLSKQDEEHYFSGITYEDGWMKISDKSAYLSSFTEAHSKTQQQFVLDNSVDEPAITGDGKVMLSKTTLAPINKAYVFATQDKIISLSSQKKIAESIGITQTYSLDSGHLPMLTKPLELAEVITQALQL is encoded by the coding sequence ATGAACTCAAAGGTTTGGTTGCCGCTGTGCTGTGCTGTTATTTTGAGTGGCTGTAATAGCATTTCTCAACAAGCACCAGTGCAATCTCTTGCTCAAGAGACAGACGCTCTAAAAAAATCAGTCATATTTATTCATGGTGCGCATTCTAAAGGAACAGCCTGGTCGACAGTACAATCTCAACTGACAAAACAGGGGATCAGAAACTACGTCGTTGACTTACCTGGGCGCAAAACCACCATAGATCCTAAATCCATCACCTTGGATCACGCAGCTCAAAGTTTATGTACACATTTACGATCGTATCCCCAACCACAGGCACTGGTCGCACATAGCCAGGGCGGTGCTATTGTCCACAAAGCCATCACGCTATGCAGTGATGTCAACATTAGCGACATCATCTACGTCAGCGCCGTTGCACCGATAGAAGGCGCAAAGCCTTTTGCCTTACTAAGTAAACAGGACGAAGAGCATTATTTTTCCGGTATCACGTATGAAGATGGCTGGATGAAGATTTCCGACAAGTCTGCCTATTTATCTTCGTTCACTGAAGCGCACAGCAAAACCCAGCAACAGTTTGTACTGGACAATTCAGTCGATGAGCCAGCCATCACCGGAGATGGCAAAGTGATGCTGAGCAAAACCACTTTGGCACCCATTAACAAAGCCTATGTTTTTGCCACTCAGGACAAAATTATTTCCCTGTCCTCGCAAAAGAAAATTGCTGAATCCATCGGTATTACTCAAACCTATAGCCTGGATTCCGGCCATTTGCCGATGCTCACCAAACCACTTGAACTGGCTGAGGTCATCACTCAGGCCTTGCAACTTTAA
- a CDS encoding ketopantoate reductase family protein, producing the protein MAELFIVGKGAVGLLLAEKLASTHQVTLITRTPTEAVFFQTHLKRQQLAVKCVTWQVLAQQQQPVSLCIIPVKSYQLTHAFMSLKPHLTQNANVILSHNGIQALTPIIETLDAQQGLFFLSTSMGGWKPDSTTVEYTGPGKSLFGPCNPVAQQRAQRVFKHLVEPALQGAELTYDIQLLRWQKLCVNLAINPLSALTGLKNGRLRAPCYASLVLSVLNEACTIANHIGVPLKLSEELTRAYQVMTLTADNFSSMAQDVSNHRRTEIDAMCGYVNELAIQLGITAPHNARLLKQVQSLHTINKSY; encoded by the coding sequence ATGGCTGAGCTGTTTATTGTCGGCAAAGGGGCAGTAGGCCTGTTGCTGGCCGAAAAACTGGCGAGTACCCATCAGGTTACCCTAATCACCCGAACACCTACTGAGGCGGTATTTTTTCAAACGCATCTAAAGCGCCAGCAGCTGGCCGTGAAGTGCGTGACCTGGCAAGTTCTGGCGCAACAACAACAGCCTGTTTCACTGTGTATTATTCCGGTTAAATCCTATCAGCTTACTCATGCCTTTATGTCTCTGAAGCCTCACCTTACTCAGAATGCCAATGTCATTTTGAGCCACAACGGGATCCAGGCGTTAACGCCCATCATCGAGACACTTGACGCTCAGCAGGGATTGTTTTTTCTTTCTACCAGTATGGGTGGGTGGAAGCCTGACAGTACAACCGTTGAATATACCGGCCCCGGCAAAAGCCTATTCGGCCCCTGTAACCCAGTGGCACAGCAGCGCGCACAAAGGGTATTTAAGCATCTCGTTGAACCTGCATTGCAAGGCGCAGAGCTGACCTATGATATTCAGCTATTGCGATGGCAAAAGCTGTGTGTCAACCTGGCCATCAATCCACTCAGTGCCCTTACCGGACTCAAAAATGGTCGCCTACGTGCGCCTTGCTATGCCAGCCTGGTATTATCTGTATTAAATGAGGCCTGCACGATTGCCAATCATATTGGCGTACCACTAAAACTCAGCGAAGAGCTGACGCGCGCTTACCAGGTCATGACCCTGACGGCTGACAACTTTTCTTCAATGGCTCAGGATGTCAGCAACCACAGACGTACAGAAATAGATGCTATGTGTGGTTATGTCAACGAGCTGGCAATACAATTAGGGATCACAGCCCCGCACAATGCTCGCCTGCTCAAGCAGGTACAGTCACTGCACACCATCAATAAGTCGTATTAA
- a CDS encoding VanZ family protein: MARRLYQCLLLLSLAVCTFLFAKEIQTNQIVRFEHADKVAHFGVFFILAFFSHHAFRFKIWFHLVLLTLYGAGIEWMQDSLPYRQASWGDFIADLAGAVSYFVAYWIYYRKTGKSYG; this comes from the coding sequence GTGGCGCGTCGACTTTATCAATGCCTGTTGTTACTCTCTTTGGCCGTGTGCACCTTTTTGTTTGCCAAAGAGATCCAAACCAATCAAATTGTTAGATTTGAACACGCCGATAAAGTCGCCCACTTTGGAGTGTTTTTCATCCTGGCATTTTTCTCTCACCATGCGTTTCGCTTTAAGATCTGGTTTCATCTCGTGCTGTTAACACTCTACGGTGCTGGCATTGAGTGGATGCAAGATTCACTCCCCTATCGCCAAGCCTCCTGGGGTGACTTTATTGCCGATCTTGCGGGCGCTGTCAGCTACTTTGTTGCCTATTGGATTTATTATCGCAAAACAGGCAAATCATATGGCTGA
- a CDS encoding YajQ family cyclic di-GMP-binding protein, with protein sequence MPSFDIVSEIDMTEARNTVDNADRELSTRFDFRGVEASFELNDEVITLKSESEQQVMQLFDMLVGKAAKRGLDVASFELKAVEKSGKYVSRKVMLKQGIDKDMAKKVVKAIKDSKIKVQASIQGETVRVTGKKRDDLQETMQLIRGAELGQPFQFKNFRD encoded by the coding sequence ATGCCTTCTTTTGACATTGTGTCTGAAATTGATATGACTGAGGCGAGAAACACTGTTGACAACGCTGATCGTGAACTGAGCACGCGTTTTGATTTCCGTGGTGTAGAAGCCTCATTTGAGCTGAACGACGAAGTGATCACGCTGAAAAGTGAGTCAGAACAGCAGGTGATGCAATTGTTCGATATGCTGGTTGGGAAAGCCGCAAAACGTGGTCTGGACGTTGCCAGCTTCGAGCTAAAAGCGGTTGAAAAGTCGGGTAAGTACGTGTCACGTAAAGTGATGCTGAAGCAAGGTATCGACAAAGATATGGCAAAGAAAGTGGTTAAGGCCATCAAAGATTCGAAGATCAAAGTGCAGGCTTCAATTCAGGGCGAAACGGTACGTGTGACTGGTAAAAAGCGTGATGATTTGCAAGAAACCATGCAGTTGATCCGAGGCGCCGAGCTTGGTCAGCCTTTCCAGTTTAAAAACTTCCGGGATTAA
- a CDS encoding TonB-dependent receptor domain-containing protein, translating to MFKKSTLTTAMLAVLPFSVLSAQDIEHITITANKFEQASVDTLTSVAVVERAEIERANVRDVPTLLNNLAGIDVVRSGGYGQKTSVFVRGAATKYTLVLVDGVRISDANSGDVSFTNIPVNSIERIEVLKGARAAIYGSDAVAGVINIITREQKGHQLALTSGSRNYGGAQLAGQFEADKLTVNYHFGYESTDGYDVTAKDPAAPRSKEHDSDAYDNTNMGIKLGYDLAQYGQLALYAQRSEGEADYDASFGNDAYKFDNHTTKLAWQKQSDVLIQEASISLAQEENTQFLSVVPDGTQPPPNDVYSTKRDEIEYRARYKMTPAVQLMGGVSRLNEDLSSSSAQFSIAERDNTAVFAAAFYDDKRWLLNAVVRSDDYEHHGRANTYTADVGFRASDIVTFRVNHGTAFRAPSLTNAFVKDSPWYLPNIEIKPEEGTYNELGVTVETASVRYDVAIFDNRIDNLISNEFDAQTNKYIPANVGRAHMKGIELSAQFSALGLEHAANLTFLNARDKEKREDLPRRAGKAFNYVLSKQWDKLDVRLAMQYRDKRPSISYFDTDLPSYTVFNLSANYQLLEPVALTMRLENLTDKEYFTSVASKTADGTLLPYEPPGRQVYVGTRITF from the coding sequence ATGTTTAAAAAATCTACTTTAACCACGGCCATGCTGGCTGTGCTGCCTTTCTCTGTGTTGTCAGCGCAAGACATTGAACATATCACGATTACAGCGAACAAATTTGAACAAGCCAGTGTGGATACGTTGACCTCTGTGGCGGTGGTTGAGCGTGCTGAAATTGAGCGTGCTAATGTGCGTGATGTGCCCACCTTGCTTAACAATTTAGCAGGCATTGATGTGGTGCGAAGCGGTGGTTATGGCCAGAAGACCAGTGTCTTTGTACGTGGTGCTGCCACTAAATATACCTTAGTGTTAGTGGATGGCGTGCGGATCAGTGATGCCAACTCGGGCGATGTATCTTTTACGAATATTCCGGTAAACAGCATTGAGCGCATTGAAGTACTCAAAGGCGCACGTGCGGCCATTTATGGCTCTGACGCCGTTGCCGGGGTGATTAACATCATTACCCGTGAACAGAAGGGCCATCAACTGGCACTGACTTCGGGCAGCCGTAACTATGGCGGCGCTCAGTTGGCTGGCCAATTTGAGGCAGATAAGCTGACAGTGAATTATCATTTTGGTTATGAGAGCACTGATGGTTATGACGTGACAGCCAAAGATCCCGCAGCACCGCGCTCTAAAGAGCATGACAGTGACGCTTATGACAACACCAATATGGGCATTAAACTGGGCTACGACTTGGCGCAATACGGCCAACTTGCGCTCTATGCACAGCGTAGTGAGGGAGAAGCGGATTACGATGCCTCCTTTGGCAATGATGCGTACAAGTTTGATAATCACACCACTAAGCTGGCGTGGCAGAAGCAATCGGACGTATTGATCCAGGAAGCGTCTATCAGTCTGGCCCAGGAAGAAAATACACAATTCCTGTCGGTTGTACCAGATGGCACACAACCACCACCCAATGATGTTTACAGCACTAAGCGGGATGAAATTGAATACCGCGCACGCTACAAAATGACACCAGCTGTTCAGCTGATGGGCGGTGTGAGTCGTCTGAATGAGGACCTGTCTTCATCAAGCGCGCAATTCTCGATTGCAGAGCGCGATAATACCGCTGTATTTGCCGCTGCATTTTACGACGACAAGCGCTGGTTGCTGAATGCAGTCGTGCGCAGTGATGACTATGAACATCACGGACGTGCGAATACGTATACGGCTGATGTTGGCTTCAGAGCATCCGACATCGTCACCTTTCGGGTAAATCATGGCACTGCATTTCGTGCCCCCAGCTTAACCAATGCGTTTGTCAAAGACAGCCCCTGGTATTTGCCTAACATCGAAATTAAGCCGGAAGAAGGTACCTACAATGAGTTAGGTGTGACGGTGGAAACGGCCTCGGTACGCTATGATGTGGCCATCTTCGATAACCGCATTGATAACCTGATCAGCAACGAATTTGACGCGCAAACAAACAAGTACATTCCTGCTAATGTGGGCCGTGCGCACATGAAAGGAATTGAGTTAAGTGCACAATTTTCGGCGCTGGGCCTGGAGCATGCAGCCAATCTGACCTTTCTGAATGCCAGAGACAAAGAAAAGCGCGAAGACTTGCCTCGCCGCGCTGGCAAAGCGTTTAACTATGTTCTGTCAAAGCAGTGGGACAAGCTGGATGTGAGACTGGCGATGCAATACCGTGATAAGCGTCCGTCGATCAGCTACTTTGATACCGATCTGCCGTCTTACACTGTCTTTAATCTTAGCGCCAACTATCAATTGCTTGAACCCGTTGCACTGACAATGAGACTGGAAAACCTGACTGATAAGGAATACTTTACCTCAGTGGCCAGTAAAACGGCCGACGGTACCTTGTTACCTTATGAACCGCCGGGCAGACAGGTCTATGTAGGTACTCGGATCACCTTCTAA
- the msrA gene encoding peptide-methionine (S)-S-oxide reductase MsrA: MMNQCIATFGGGCFWCIDAAFRRVKGVTNVASGYAGGHTDNPSYEQICTGQSGHAEVVQISFDPQQIDFSALLAMFFALHDPTQLNRQGNDIGTQYRSVVFYHSEEQRALTQHYIEQLSPTMSAPIVTEVTANTHFYPAEQYHQDYYTNNPNQGYCSVMIAPKLAAFAEKFAEHLDS, encoded by the coding sequence ATGATGAATCAGTGTATTGCCACCTTTGGTGGAGGCTGTTTTTGGTGTATCGACGCCGCCTTTCGCAGAGTTAAAGGCGTCACGAACGTGGCTTCTGGTTATGCCGGCGGCCACACCGACAACCCCAGCTACGAGCAGATCTGCACCGGCCAAAGCGGTCATGCCGAGGTGGTCCAGATCAGCTTTGATCCTCAGCAGATCGATTTTTCAGCTTTATTAGCTATGTTCTTTGCGCTCCATGACCCAACCCAGCTGAACCGTCAGGGCAATGACATTGGCACTCAGTATCGCAGCGTAGTGTTCTATCATTCAGAAGAGCAACGGGCATTAACTCAGCACTATATTGAGCAATTATCCCCCACTATGAGTGCGCCGATAGTTACCGAAGTGACGGCCAACACGCACTTTTACCCGGCAGAACAGTATCATCAGGATTACTACACCAATAACCCCAACCAGGGTTACTGTAGCGTGATGATAGCCCCCAAACTAGCCGCATTCGCTGAGAAGTTTGCTGAGCATCTCGACTCGTGA